The Comamonas sp. lk genome contains the following window.
GGCGATACAGAAACCGTAGCCATAGAAGGCAGCGCCCAGTGCCAGAGATAGGGCGGTAAAGGTGATGTTGAGCACCAGCATCAGGGTGCACAGCATGAGCACGATGCGGCGCTCATTGAGGTAGAAAAAGATGTTGAGTACTGCCATCACTGCCACTTGCAGACCTGCTCCAACCACTTGCACATGCAGCAGCGGCAGATAGAGCTGAGAAATACCCAGCAGTTGCAGCACCAAAGGTCCGGCCACAAAGGTGATCAGGATGGCAATGGTCTGCACCTTGGCAATTTCGCCCAGGCCTGCTTGGATGGCGTAGACCATTTCGTCGCGCATGGATTCTATGTATTCCAGGGAGCCGCCTCCGCGTACGGCATTGAAGAACTTATCGTAGTACTCGACAAAGTCGGTTTCGATACGCACCAGAAATACGGCCATTCCCGGAATGATCGACAGGTAGGAAAGGAACACAGGGATGTCGTAAATCAGCGAGGCACGCAAGCCGCCAATGATTTGCTGGGAGGTGGGTATGAAGTACCAGAACATGATCTTGTCGGCCCAGATTGCCATGTTGTAGAACAAGCCTACGGCAATCAGTGAAGAGAAAATCATGGAGCGTTTGGTGAAGTCAAAAGCGATCCAGCGTTCACCCAGAGGAAAGCTGTTCAGTACCAGCGACCACATGCCCGCGACCAGCAGGATGTGTCCGGTCACAAAGCTGGCGAGCAAACCTTCCAGACCCCAGTGGCGTAGGGGCAGGGCCAGAACCACGATCAAGGCATAGCTGATACCAAACAGCGCGGTGATGGCGCGGTACTGCTTGAGGCCGGACAGCAGCACGGCCATGATCCAAACAATACACATGAGTACAAAACCTGCCAGCATCAGGATGCGGTAGATCAGGCTTTGACCGGGCAGCATGGCGAACAAAGTGATGCACCCGAGTACGGATGCCAAAGCCACCATGATCAGTAGCAAGCCGTGGAGGTTGGGTAGTACGACGTCGTGCTGTTTGAGAAAGATACGGTCCGAGACAAAGCGTGTGAAGGCCAACTGGGCGGTACCCGTCAAAATCAGGCTGAAGGCAACCAGATAGGTGACCGATGTCTGGAATTGCGTGATCAGCAACGGTGGATTTACCACGCCTATGCTGAAAACACCGACCAGCAAGATGCCGATGATGGAGAAAACCCAGGGACCAGAGCCAATGACGCCAGCATAAGCGTATGCCTGAAAAACGCTGGTCAGCGTGTTTTTCCGCAGCATGTGCCGCAGCTCAAATCCAATGCCTGCCATTAGTGTGGCTCCTTGGAGTGCTCAAGAGCGTTATCGTAAATTTGACGATAACGCTCAAACAGCAAGGTATCGGTGTAATAACGCTCCACACGGGCAATACCGGCAGCACTGGCCTGCTGCCATTGATGTGGATTGCTGAGTAGCTCCAGTGATGCATCGGCCAGGGCTTCGGGATTGGCAATACCTACAATTCGGCCGCAACTGCCAAGAGCCTGGTCTGCAAGGTCGAGGCCGTTGATCAATTGACGACAAGATCCCACGTCGGTGCTGACGATGGGAACACCCGCAGCCTGGGCTTCCAGAATGACCAGGGGCAGGGCCTCGCTTACCGAGGACAGAACCACCAAACCAATTTGCGGCATGAGATCTTCGATACGCTGCATGCCTAGAAATTTGACCTGCTCCTGCAAATCCAGGCTCGATATCAGGTTGCGGCACTCCTGCACATAGGCCGGATCTTCTTCCATGGGGCCGGCAATCCATGCCTGAGCCTGAGGCAATTTGTTCACCACGCGACGCATGGAGCGGATAAAGGTCTTGATGTCCTTGATGGGCACGACACGACCGATCAAGCACAACACGGGCGGAATGTTCGGCGGGCGCATGCTGCGCAGCGGGGCAAAGCGCTCAATGTGTATGCCGTTGGGTATGTTGCGCGTGCGTTCGGGGTCTGCACCATCGCTGACCTGTCGCAGGCGGTTGGTTTCGTACAGCGCAATGATGGGGTTGGCGGAGTCGTAGCAAAACCGACCCATCCATTCAAAAAATTGAATCCACATCCGCCTGAAGAACGAGACCTCCATGGGATCGCGCTGAAAGAGATTGCGGTTGTCCCGAATCCATGGGCTTTTGAGCAGGTCGATCTGGCGCTCTTTGGTATAGATACCATGCTCGGAAAGAATCAGCGGCAACTGGCGTTGGTGGTGCAACAAGCCACCCAGAAAGCCTGCGTAACCGGTGGAGACGGTGTGCAGCACGCGCACGGGGATCAGGTTTTCTGCGATCTCCGAGAGCAGCCACAGGGGCTTGAACATGATGCGAACCGTCCAGAAGAAGTCAACGAAGGATGGGTCCGTGCAGTAGCGACGATAGCTGTCGCGGATCAGATTCCATGCTTGCTCGCTGTGCATGAAGTCATTCAGGGGCAGGCCACCTTGGGGGCGGATTTCCTGTGTGATCGCTCGGATCTCTGCCAAAATTTTCTGACTCGCTTCCTTGCTACCGTTAAAGGTTTCAAAGGACTGCAGAAGTTTTTTGACTTTCAGAAAGTCCTTTGCACTGCCTTTGGTGGGTTCAGGCTGCCGCTTGCTATTGAGGCTGTCGTAGAGGTAGTGCTCTTCGAAATGCACCACGTTATCAGGCAAGGTGTAGCGAAAATTGCCGTAGTCTTCGCGGCGGCTGCCCAGGAACACAATGGAGAATGTGTGCTGCGGGTAGGCCGTCAGGATTTGATGCACCCAGCTGGAGACGCCTCCGTTGATATACGGGTATGTGCCTTCCAGCAGCAGCCCGATATCGGCCCGTTTGGCTTTGGGGTGGGTATCGCTCATGCTGCGCTCCAGTACTGAATACTAGGCCTCAGTCGTGGCAGTGCTTGCGTGGCGTCAAGCGTGTACATGAGTTTTTGGGCTTGCGAATAGTTGTGCTGCAGGAAATGGATTTCGGCTTGATAGGGGATCACGCGGGTGGGGGCTAGACCCAGTGCCAAGGCCATTTCGTAAGCGTTCTGGGCTTGCGTATAGTTTTGCGTCAGCTGCATCAGGCGATCTTTGCGCAAATGAAGCAAGGCGTTTTTGGGGCGCTGTTCCAAAGCCATGAGGCAGTAATGCAGCGATTGGGATATGGCGTGTTCCCGCACGTCGCTTTGTGCTATGCCTTGGTAGATCATTTCCCAGTAAAGATCCGATAATGCCCAAGCAGCCTGTATGCCGCGAGGGCCCAGTGGCGACGGGCCTTCAGTTTCGACAGCTTGCTGGAGCGCTTGCTGTTCGCTGTGAATGATCTGACTGATCTGCTGCTCTTTGCTGTCAAGCATGCTATAGGCAAGCAGGCGCAGGTCATCGCTGGAATCGGTGAGTGCAGTGCGCAGCATGGGCGAAGCAATCCGTCCTGATACCGTGCTCAAGGCCACCATGGCTCGCATGCGTGATGCCACTGGCGCTCCAGGGTTGG
Protein-coding sequences here:
- the pelG gene encoding exopolysaccharide Pel transporter PelG, with the translated sequence MAGIGFELRHMLRKNTLTSVFQAYAYAGVIGSGPWVFSIIGILLVGVFSIGVVNPPLLITQFQTSVTYLVAFSLILTGTAQLAFTRFVSDRIFLKQHDVVLPNLHGLLLIMVALASVLGCITLFAMLPGQSLIYRILMLAGFVLMCIVWIMAVLLSGLKQYRAITALFGISYALIVVLALPLRHWGLEGLLASFVTGHILLVAGMWSLVLNSFPLGERWIAFDFTKRSMIFSSLIAVGLFYNMAIWADKIMFWYFIPTSQQIIGGLRASLIYDIPVFLSYLSIIPGMAVFLVRIETDFVEYYDKFFNAVRGGGSLEYIESMRDEMVYAIQAGLGEIAKVQTIAILITFVAGPLVLQLLGISQLYLPLLHVQVVGAGLQVAVMAVLNIFFYLNERRIVLMLCTLMLVLNITFTALSLALGAAFYGYGFCIAMLVTLCVGLVCLTRSMDRLEYKTFMLQ
- the pelF gene encoding GT4 family glycosyltransferase PelF, with product MSDTHPKAKRADIGLLLEGTYPYINGGVSSWVHQILTAYPQHTFSIVFLGSRREDYGNFRYTLPDNVVHFEEHYLYDSLNSKRQPEPTKGSAKDFLKVKKLLQSFETFNGSKEASQKILAEIRAITQEIRPQGGLPLNDFMHSEQAWNLIRDSYRRYCTDPSFVDFFWTVRIMFKPLWLLSEIAENLIPVRVLHTVSTGYAGFLGGLLHHQRQLPLILSEHGIYTKERQIDLLKSPWIRDNRNLFQRDPMEVSFFRRMWIQFFEWMGRFCYDSANPIIALYETNRLRQVSDGADPERTRNIPNGIHIERFAPLRSMRPPNIPPVLCLIGRVVPIKDIKTFIRSMRRVVNKLPQAQAWIAGPMEEDPAYVQECRNLISSLDLQEQVKFLGMQRIEDLMPQIGLVVLSSVSEALPLVILEAQAAGVPIVSTDVGSCRQLINGLDLADQALGSCGRIVGIANPEALADASLELLSNPHQWQQASAAGIARVERYYTDTLLFERYRQIYDNALEHSKEPH